In the Actinomycetota bacterium genome, one interval contains:
- the cysC gene encoding adenylyl-sulfate kinase: protein MDGSGSGSGTSGESGFCVWFTGLSGAGKSTIAEMLFHELRARGMRTEILDGDVVRQNLSKGLGFSKEDRDTNVLRIGFVADLLARNGVVTICCPISPYRETRDAVRTQIEKTAKFVEVHVHATVKEIADHRDPKGLYKKAMAGEITGFTGVDDPYEAPEDPELRLDTMVETPEESLQRVLDTLHRLGCLDDSTMLVEGPKEHSGFTDLRVTESGQVAEGR from the coding sequence CTGGACGGCAGCGGCAGCGGCAGCGGTACCAGCGGCGAGAGCGGGTTCTGCGTCTGGTTCACCGGACTGTCCGGAGCGGGCAAGTCCACCATCGCCGAGATGCTCTTCCACGAGCTGAGGGCCCGCGGGATGAGGACCGAGATCCTGGACGGAGACGTGGTCCGGCAGAACCTGTCCAAGGGCTTGGGGTTCTCCAAGGAGGACCGCGACACCAACGTCCTGCGGATCGGGTTCGTGGCGGACCTGCTGGCCCGAAACGGCGTGGTCACGATCTGCTGTCCGATCTCCCCGTACCGGGAGACGCGCGACGCCGTGCGCACCCAGATCGAGAAGACGGCGAAGTTCGTGGAGGTCCACGTCCACGCGACCGTGAAGGAGATCGCCGATCATCGCGATCCCAAGGGCCTGTACAAGAAGGCCATGGCGGGAGAGATCACCGGCTTCACCGGCGTGGACGATCCCTACGAGGCTCCCGAGGACCCCGAGCTGAGGCTCGACACCATGGTGGAGACGCCCGAGGAATCGCTCCAGCGGGTGCTCGACACGCTGCACCGGCTGGGATGCCTCGACGACTCGACGATGCTGGTCGAGGGGCCGAAGGAGCACTCGGGGTTCACCGACCTCCGGGTCACCGAATCGGGGCAGGTCGCCGAGGGCCGCTAG